A window from Flavobacterium sp. 83 encodes these proteins:
- a CDS encoding nuclear transport factor 2 family protein — MTANEKIITKFYTAFANADATTMCECYHPDIQFRDSVFGLLKGNDVCQMWKMLIENNKGNIKIEFSDIKADEYIGSARWIATYNFSKTNRKVVNVIQAKFQFKEGLIVKHSDYFDIWKWSKQALGTKGYLFGWTGFFQNKIQQKALLSLKKYKETNHAN, encoded by the coding sequence ATGACCGCAAACGAAAAAATCATTACTAAGTTCTATACTGCTTTTGCAAATGCTGACGCCACTACAATGTGTGAATGTTATCATCCGGATATTCAATTTCGGGACTCTGTATTTGGTTTATTAAAAGGAAATGATGTGTGTCAAATGTGGAAAATGCTCATAGAAAACAACAAAGGAAATATAAAAATTGAATTCTCAGATATAAAAGCGGATGAATACATTGGTTCTGCTCGATGGATAGCTACCTATAATTTTAGTAAAACCAACAGAAAAGTTGTGAACGTTATTCAGGCAAAATTTCAGTTTAAAGAGGGGCTAATCGTAAAACATTCTGATTACTTTGATATTTGGAAATGGTCCAAACAAGCATTAGGAACTAAAGGGTATCTATTTGGATGGACAGGTTTTTTCCAAAACAAAATACAACAAAAAGCACTGTTGTCATTGAAAAAGTACAAAGAAACGAATCATGCTAATTGA
- a CDS encoding general stress protein CsbD, which produces MDSIELEGNWEEQKGKLKQKFAALTDNDLLFKESMKDEMIRKLQIKLGKTKEELLTVIKNL; this is translated from the coding sequence ATGGACAGTATAGAACTAGAAGGAAATTGGGAAGAGCAAAAAGGAAAATTGAAACAAAAATTTGCCGCTTTAACTGATAATGATTTACTTTTTAAGGAAAGTATGAAAGACGAAATGATCAGAAAACTACAAATAAAATTAGGCAAAACTAAAGAAGAATTACTGACCGTTATTAAAAACCTGTAA
- a CDS encoding OmpA family protein translates to MNIKTNLKKGLRLAWSPNSLPIKGLLLVSLTWLSIQTPIQSQETQVLKYTKPSWYFGVAGGANFNFYRGSTQQLNADFTPPAAFHDGNGVGLFIAPLLEYRPADSRWGVMLQAGYDNRKGTFDQIVTPCDCPADLSTNVSYITVEPSLRFAPFKSNFYLYGGPRLAFNMDKSFTYQLGINPAYPDQVPSPAVTGDLSDVKKTIISMQIGAGYDIPLSSDTNKTQFVLSPFVAFQPYFGQNPRSTETWNITTLRAGIALKMGQGHNIQESTDLLKDPEVQFSVNSPSNVPGERRMTEIFPLRNYVFFNVGSTEIPNRYVILNKDQVKDFKEDQLEVFAPKNLSDRSKRQMIVYYNVLNILGDRMQKNPSSTITLVGSSEKGPEDGLALSESIKTYLVNVFAINPSRITTKGQNKPNIPSEQPGGTLELELLREGDRRVSIESTSPDLLMEFQSGPDAQLKPVQIVPLQEAPAESYVTFNNKGANEALSSWSLQIADEQGKVQAFGPYTQEEVSIPGKSILGSRPEGNYKVKMIGQTKSGKIVENETPVHIVLWTPAKMEEGTRYSIIYEFNKSKAITIYEKYLTEVVTPKIPIGATVTIHGHTDIIGEEVHNQDLSLARANDVKSILESSLSKSGRNDVKFEVLGYGEDENKSPFENKTPEERFYNRTVIIDIIPAAK, encoded by the coding sequence ATGAACATTAAAACTAATTTAAAAAAGGGATTACGCCTAGCTTGGTCCCCTAATAGCTTGCCTATCAAAGGTCTTTTATTAGTCTCTTTGACGTGGTTAAGTATTCAAACTCCTATTCAATCTCAAGAAACTCAAGTACTCAAGTACACAAAACCTTCATGGTACTTTGGAGTTGCAGGCGGTGCCAATTTTAATTTTTATCGTGGCTCTACCCAACAATTGAATGCTGATTTTACCCCTCCAGCTGCTTTTCATGATGGAAATGGTGTGGGACTTTTCATAGCACCACTTTTAGAATATCGCCCTGCTGATTCCAGATGGGGTGTAATGCTTCAAGCTGGATATGATAATCGCAAAGGAACTTTTGACCAAATTGTTACTCCATGTGACTGTCCGGCAGATTTATCTACAAACGTAAGTTATATTACTGTGGAACCTAGTTTACGCTTCGCTCCTTTTAAATCTAATTTTTATCTTTATGGTGGACCACGTTTGGCTTTCAATATGGATAAATCATTTACGTATCAATTAGGAATCAATCCTGCATATCCGGATCAAGTACCAAGTCCTGCAGTAACAGGTGATTTAAGTGATGTCAAAAAAACTATTATTTCAATGCAAATTGGAGCCGGTTATGATATTCCTCTTTCATCTGATACAAATAAGACACAGTTTGTACTATCCCCTTTTGTTGCTTTTCAGCCTTATTTTGGTCAAAATCCACGTTCAACAGAAACATGGAACATAACAACTCTTAGAGCAGGTATAGCCCTAAAAATGGGACAAGGACATAATATCCAAGAATCAACAGATCTATTGAAGGATCCTGAAGTTCAGTTTTCTGTAAACTCGCCAAGTAATGTTCCTGGTGAACGAAGAATGACTGAAATATTCCCACTTAGAAACTATGTGTTTTTTAATGTAGGATCAACTGAAATCCCAAATCGGTATGTTATATTGAATAAAGATCAAGTTAAAGACTTCAAAGAAGACCAATTGGAAGTTTTTGCTCCAAAAAACTTGTCAGACCGTTCAAAAAGACAAATGATTGTTTATTATAATGTTTTAAACATCCTTGGAGATCGTATGCAAAAAAATCCTTCATCGACAATTACTTTGGTGGGCTCATCAGAAAAAGGTCCTGAAGATGGTCTTGCTTTATCAGAATCTATCAAAACCTACTTGGTCAATGTCTTTGCAATAAATCCTTCCAGAATAACTACTAAAGGCCAAAACAAACCTAATATTCCATCAGAACAACCAGGTGGGACACTTGAATTAGAACTGTTACGTGAAGGAGATCGCAGAGTTTCAATCGAAAGCACTTCTCCAGATTTGTTAATGGAATTTCAAAGCGGTCCTGATGCGCAATTGAAACCTGTACAAATTGTTCCTCTACAAGAAGCACCAGCTGAAAGCTATGTTACTTTCAATAATAAAGGAGCAAACGAAGCTTTATCTTCATGGTCATTACAAATAGCTGATGAACAAGGAAAAGTACAAGCTTTTGGACCTTATACACAAGAGGAAGTAAGTATTCCTGGAAAATCAATTTTAGGTAGTCGTCCAGAAGGTAATTACAAAGTAAAAATGATTGGTCAAACCAAAAGTGGTAAAATTGTAGAGAACGAAACTCCAGTACACATAGTACTTTGGACTCCTGCAAAAATGGAAGAAGGTACGAGATATAGTATTATTTATGAATTTAATAAATCTAAAGCAATAACTATCTATGAAAAATACCTTACTGAAGTAGTAACACCAAAAATCCCTATTGGAGCAACAGTTACAATTCATGGTCATACTGATATTATAGGTGAAGAAGTACATAATCAAGATTTGTCTCTAGCTCGTGCTAATGATGTTAAAAGTATTCTTGAAAGTAGTCTATCTAAATCTGGTAGAAACGACGTGAAATTTGAAGTACTTGGATATGGAGAAGACGAAAATAAATCTCCTTTTGAAAACAAAACTCCAGAAGAACGTTTTTACAATCGTACCGTAATAATTGATATTATTCCTGCTGCTAAATAA
- a CDS encoding AI-2E family transporter codes for MIQFSKNPVPFESNRKYAALEILQLIVLSCLILYFGKTLFIPLSFSLLISFILYPVCKWMETKGINKAVAIIIAILGVLILVGTIIYLLFTQFIEFLNDWQLLRIKLLETINSISFSIYERFDISIEKQLEFIKNIFNNSGSETFSLLRSFAYSLSESVFSLLIIPVFSALILYHRQMLSNALYALFPLENTKIIHEILIETIHAYYNFIKGMLLVYLIVGILNSIGLLIIGIPHPFLFGFIASILTFIPYVGIMISSLLPIAVSWITYNSIWYPIGVVIVFSIVQILEAYIIFPFAVGSRLKINTLVIITMVIAGGILWGAAGMILFIPFVSIIKLIADRTPSLKTLSVLLGDGEQKKATK; via the coding sequence ATGATACAGTTTTCTAAAAATCCCGTTCCATTTGAGTCAAACAGAAAATATGCTGCACTGGAAATTCTTCAGTTAATCGTATTATCCTGCTTGATACTCTATTTTGGAAAAACATTATTTATCCCGCTGAGCTTTTCATTACTTATTAGTTTTATTTTGTACCCCGTTTGTAAGTGGATGGAAACAAAAGGCATAAACAAAGCTGTTGCAATCATAATTGCTATTTTAGGAGTACTAATTTTAGTAGGAACAATTATTTATTTACTGTTTACACAGTTTATAGAATTTTTAAATGATTGGCAATTATTGCGAATAAAGCTTCTGGAAACAATAAATTCAATAAGCTTTTCAATCTATGAAAGGTTTGATATAAGCATCGAAAAACAATTAGAATTCATCAAAAACATCTTTAACAATTCTGGTTCAGAAACTTTTTCACTATTACGTAGCTTTGCCTACTCTTTATCTGAATCCGTTTTTTCACTATTAATTATTCCTGTTTTTTCAGCACTGATTTTATATCATCGTCAAATGCTGTCCAATGCGCTCTACGCTCTTTTTCCTTTAGAAAATACAAAAATAATTCACGAAATTCTTATCGAAACGATTCATGCTTATTATAATTTTATCAAAGGAATGCTATTGGTATATCTTATTGTTGGGATTTTAAATAGTATTGGCTTATTAATCATTGGGATACCACATCCTTTTCTGTTCGGATTTATAGCTTCAATCCTAACTTTTATTCCTTATGTAGGAATCATGATATCGTCGCTCTTGCCTATTGCTGTTTCCTGGATAACGTATAATTCTATTTGGTATCCAATAGGTGTTGTAATCGTATTTTCAATCGTACAAATACTTGAAGCTTATATTATATTTCCTTTTGCAGTAGGAAGCCGCTTAAAAATAAACACGCTTGTCATTATAACAATGGTAATTGCAGGAGGCATTTTATGGGGCGCCGCAGGAATGATATTATTCATTCCCTTCGTTAGCATAATAAAATTGATTGCAGACCGCACACCTAGCTTAAAGACATTATCGGTTTTATTAGGAGACGGCGAGCAAAAAAAAGCTACGAAATAA
- a CDS encoding low affinity iron permease family protein: MMKIYSRLEQLFEKLTSTVTAILGNPITFIFALCLVLWWWINNLFTTMDIHQIIGDIIFGVTFLSLFIIQKSFNRFSASLHLKVNELVSSHETASNAVLNADVKTEKEITELSKEYSELAEKIKELDEEDN; the protein is encoded by the coding sequence ATGATGAAGATATACAGCCGTTTGGAACAGCTTTTTGAAAAACTGACCTCAACAGTAACAGCTATACTTGGCAATCCTATTACATTTATTTTTGCACTATGCTTAGTGCTTTGGTGGTGGATTAATAATCTATTTACAACAATGGATATACATCAAATCATTGGAGATATTATTTTTGGAGTTACCTTTTTAAGTTTATTTATTATCCAAAAATCATTTAACCGATTTTCAGCTTCATTACATTTAAAAGTAAATGAATTAGTTTCATCTCATGAAACTGCCAGTAATGCTGTATTGAACGCTGACGTAAAAACTGAAAAAGAAATCACAGAACTTTCAAAAGAATACAGCGAATTAGCTGAAAAAATAAAAGAACTAGACGAAGAAGATAATTAA
- a CDS encoding lmo0937 family membrane protein: MSNLLYTLAVILIIFWAIGFFAYSAGSIIHILLVIAIIAIILRLIQGRRL; this comes from the coding sequence ATGAGCAATCTTCTTTACACATTAGCAGTAATATTAATTATTTTTTGGGCAATTGGATTCTTTGCATACAGTGCAGGATCTATTATACACATATTATTAGTAATTGCAATAATTGCAATAATTTTAAGACTGATTCAAGGGCGAAGATTATAA
- a CDS encoding DUF4382 domain-containing protein, translated as MKKINLILSFILLGFLLNSCNNDNSTASYPYAVRMTDAPGPYDEVNVDILGVEITGDAGQTVSLNVRKGIYNLLDFSNGVSTLIATDSLEISKVEQIRLILGTENTVKINNVSYPLSTPSADQTGLKLQVHQTLEQGILYSVLLDFDANKSIVSTGNGAYKLKPVIRTIEAAISGSIKGKVTPTGSIAVVTAVDAVTNSSYSTNVNTSGEFLIMGLPAGTYNVTITPVLPLAPVTKTTIVVTTGNTTDLGTIILL; from the coding sequence ATGAAAAAAATCAATCTTATTCTGTCTTTCATTCTTCTTGGATTCTTATTGAATTCATGCAATAATGATAATTCAACAGCTAGTTATCCGTACGCTGTACGAATGACTGATGCTCCAGGTCCATATGACGAAGTAAATGTAGATATTCTAGGTGTGGAAATAACTGGTGATGCTGGCCAAACAGTCTCATTAAATGTTCGAAAAGGGATTTACAATCTGCTTGATTTTTCTAATGGAGTGAGTACGTTAATTGCCACTGATTCATTAGAAATTTCTAAAGTAGAACAAATCAGACTTATACTAGGAACTGAAAACACAGTGAAAATTAACAATGTCAGCTATCCTTTAAGTACTCCTAGTGCAGATCAAACGGGATTAAAATTACAGGTTCATCAAACGCTTGAACAAGGTATATTGTATAGTGTACTCCTTGATTTTGATGCTAATAAATCTATTGTCAGTACTGGTAACGGGGCCTATAAATTGAAACCAGTTATTAGAACGATCGAAGCGGCTATAAGCGGTTCCATTAAAGGAAAAGTTACCCCTACAGGAAGTATAGCTGTAGTTACAGCTGTCGATGCAGTTACTAATTCATCCTATTCAACAAACGTAAATACAAGTGGCGAATTTTTAATTATGGGACTTCCTGCAGGTACCTATAATGTAACGATTACTCCTGTATTGCCTTTAGCTCCTGTTACCAAAACTACTATTGTAGTGACAACAGGTAATACAACTGATTTAGGAACTATAATTCTTTTGTAA
- a CDS encoding YtxH domain-containing protein, translating into MKTDKVILGVLGGLAAGALMGILFAPEKGKKTRKRILSKGNDYADDLKDKYDNLLGTVSKKYEDIWLEGQDLLSAGKDKLEKTKKEIQKLEI; encoded by the coding sequence ATGAAAACAGATAAAGTAATATTAGGAGTATTAGGTGGTCTTGCAGCAGGTGCATTAATGGGTATATTATTTGCTCCGGAAAAAGGAAAGAAAACAAGAAAAAGAATCTTAAGTAAAGGCAATGATTATGCTGATGACTTAAAAGATAAATATGATAATTTATTAGGCACAGTATCTAAAAAATATGAAGATATATGGTTAGAAGGTCAAGATCTGCTATCAGCAGGAAAAGACAAATTAGAAAAAACAAAAAAGGAAATTCAAAAATTAGAAATCTAA
- a CDS encoding o-succinylbenzoate synthase, which translates to MKATYHKYILDFKRPSGTSRGVMTEKETWFIVLEQEGKKGIGECGILRGLSIDDRLDYEEKLQWTCDNIYLGKEQLWESLLEFPSIQFGVEMAFQSLVSETPFLLFPSGFTNGVKSILINGLVWMGEELFMKQQIEEKLAQGFLCIKLKIGAIDFDKELQLLRFIREHFTPEQVEIRVDANGAFDEILALDKLTQLSEFELHSIEQPIQKNHTDRMAELCKITPFPIALDEELIGVFTLEDKEQLLEKIKPQYIILKPSFVGGFRGTQEWISLAEKHKIGWWITSALESNIGLNAIAQWTFLQHNLMPQGLGTGALYTNNFDCPLEVSQGQLWYKKELDWVFDFDLLK; encoded by the coding sequence TTGAAAGCAACTTATCACAAATATATTCTTGATTTTAAACGTCCGTCAGGAACTTCCCGTGGCGTAATGACCGAAAAAGAAACTTGGTTTATCGTCTTGGAGCAAGAAGGTAAAAAGGGAATAGGGGAATGTGGAATTCTTCGCGGATTAAGTATTGATGATCGTCTGGATTATGAAGAAAAATTGCAATGGACCTGCGACAATATTTATCTTGGTAAAGAGCAACTTTGGGAATCATTATTGGAGTTTCCTTCCATCCAATTTGGAGTCGAAATGGCATTCCAATCTTTAGTGAGTGAGACTCCTTTTTTGCTTTTCCCTTCGGGCTTTACAAATGGTGTAAAATCCATATTGATTAACGGCTTAGTTTGGATGGGTGAGGAGTTGTTTATGAAGCAACAAATCGAGGAGAAATTAGCGCAGGGCTTTCTATGTATTAAACTTAAAATAGGAGCGATAGATTTCGATAAAGAATTGCAATTATTACGGTTTATTCGGGAACATTTTACTCCGGAGCAAGTTGAAATTCGTGTTGATGCGAATGGTGCTTTTGATGAAATTTTAGCTTTAGACAAATTAACGCAACTGTCTGAATTTGAATTGCATAGTATTGAGCAACCGATACAAAAAAATCACACCGACAGGATGGCAGAGTTGTGTAAAATCACTCCATTTCCTATTGCTTTGGATGAAGAGCTGATTGGTGTGTTTACATTGGAAGATAAAGAACAATTATTGGAGAAAATTAAACCGCAATACATTATTTTGAAGCCTAGTTTTGTAGGCGGATTTAGAGGTACACAAGAATGGATTTCTTTGGCTGAAAAGCATAAAATAGGGTGGTGGATTACTTCAGCTTTAGAGAGTAACATTGGACTGAATGCGATTGCACAATGGACGTTTTTACAACATAATTTAATGCCTCAGGGTTTAGGGACAGGAGCGCTTTATACCAATAATTTTGATTGCCCGCTGGAAGTTTCACAAGGACAATTATGGTATAAAAAAGAGTTGGATTGGGTGTTTGATTTTGATCTTTTGAAGTAG
- a CDS encoding M48 family metallopeptidase, with amino-acid sequence MQKKNFIALFLFLIATNAVFSQKDGYWDKARATTEEILVSARDRIIIKTQDFPEGTTEVIYRITLLDKNQQMAGSLVSVLKAIPDPTGISQGSAGAVFILSKISGDDKCKYAVFSSSDLAAKYKADGKTDDACLVQDTPVSKDAKRLSTDKSACMKLNSGNLWFGFESKNWIMNQKIILEVVPWVDSKLSRGWTLENRKVIIDQCKTSNMAQKMTNSDDFCVCILDKIQSKYKFKEFQKLLAIERSKAFKDFGNSCYNETGASNVFYGTLRKQASDLAKQGLYGAAITKWNAIINNNKATALDYNAIGNSYILTKQYGKAIKFLKEGEKLDDSELLIKLNLAHAYLLNNNYSSAKAIYKEYQSQNVTDTLSWTEKVKQDFEAFKKAGIISNDFERVLKLMEK; translated from the coding sequence ATGCAAAAAAAGAATTTCATTGCTTTATTTCTGTTTTTAATTGCAACAAATGCCGTTTTTTCTCAAAAAGACGGTTATTGGGATAAAGCTCGCGCAACAACTGAAGAAATTTTAGTTTCAGCCAGAGACAGAATAATTATTAAAACCCAAGATTTCCCTGAAGGAACTACCGAAGTGATTTATAGAATAACACTTCTTGATAAAAATCAGCAAATGGCGGGTAGTTTGGTTTCGGTTTTAAAGGCCATTCCTGACCCAACAGGAATAAGCCAAGGTTCTGCCGGAGCAGTTTTCATCTTGTCTAAAATATCAGGAGATGATAAATGCAAGTATGCCGTTTTTTCAAGTAGTGATTTAGCTGCAAAATACAAAGCAGACGGAAAAACAGATGACGCTTGTCTGGTTCAGGATACGCCAGTTAGTAAAGATGCCAAACGACTTTCTACGGATAAATCGGCTTGTATGAAATTGAATTCTGGGAATTTATGGTTTGGTTTCGAAAGTAAAAACTGGATTATGAACCAAAAAATTATTTTGGAAGTCGTGCCTTGGGTCGATAGCAAACTTAGTCGCGGTTGGACGCTTGAGAATAGAAAAGTAATCATTGACCAATGTAAAACATCGAATATGGCACAAAAAATGACCAATTCAGATGATTTTTGTGTTTGTATTCTTGATAAAATCCAATCTAAATATAAGTTTAAGGAATTCCAAAAACTATTAGCTATAGAGCGTTCAAAAGCTTTTAAGGATTTTGGAAACAGCTGTTATAACGAAACAGGGGCTTCTAATGTATTTTATGGGACTTTACGTAAACAGGCATCAGATTTAGCGAAACAAGGGCTTTATGGTGCTGCAATCACTAAATGGAATGCGATTATTAATAACAATAAGGCAACCGCTTTGGATTATAATGCAATTGGGAATAGTTATATTTTGACAAAACAATACGGCAAAGCAATTAAATTTCTAAAAGAAGGCGAGAAGCTTGATGATTCTGAGCTATTGATAAAATTGAATTTAGCGCACGCTTATTTATTGAATAATAACTATTCATCAGCGAAAGCTATTTATAAGGAATACCAATCTCAAAACGTAACAGATACTTTGAGTTGGACTGAAAAAGTGAAACAAGATTTCGAAGCTTTTAAAAAGGCAGGAATAATTTCTAATGACTTTGAAAGAGTTTTGAAGTTGATGGAAAAGTAA
- a CDS encoding DinB family protein, with translation MLIETLKSLFDRDLNKLKLEIELYQYENEIWHIQKGITNSAGNLCLHIIGNLNTYIGAEYGKTGYIRNRALEFSLKNVPRAELINKIEETIVTVNNALNTISEEDLKKEYPLLVFETKTSTEFMLIHLTTHLTYHLGQINYHRRLLD, from the coding sequence ATGCTAATTGAAACTTTAAAATCGCTATTCGATAGAGATCTAAACAAATTAAAATTAGAGATTGAGTTATACCAATATGAAAATGAAATTTGGCATATTCAAAAAGGAATCACTAATTCAGCAGGAAATCTTTGCCTGCATATAATAGGAAATCTTAATACGTATATTGGAGCCGAATATGGAAAGACAGGCTATATCAGAAACAGAGCGCTTGAATTTTCTCTCAAGAATGTCCCAAGAGCAGAATTAATAAACAAAATTGAAGAAACCATTGTTACCGTTAACAATGCACTTAATACCATATCAGAAGAAGATTTAAAAAAAGAATACCCTCTTTTAGTTTTTGAAACCAAAACGTCTACTGAATTTATGCTAATCCATTTGACTACCCACCTCACCTATCATCTGGGCCAGATCAATTACCACAGGCGTTTATTAGATTAA
- a CDS encoding Ig-like domain-containing protein: MKTKNLLLTFAILFIALISGCAKDDFQEIVGVCPVVSSTVPLNGALGVPFRQVISATFNEAMNASTINAATFTVTEAGGTAITGTIAYSATTATFTPTSPLKPNTTYTGRIKTGVKDLTGNALQTDYTWTFTTGMILVPVVTSTDPIANEINVVLNKTITATFSVPMDPLTLNNTTFIVKRGTNTVSGAITYTGSTVSFTPTTPLIDNTIYTVTITNGAKNLEGTSLAGNYVWSFTTAIAPTVTTTDPLDNATGVNLNKTVTAKFSIVMDPLTISTATFTLKQGTTVIPGVVTYSGTTASFNPVNPLDTGLTYRATITTGAKSSLGIPMANNYVWDFTTVNAAIVTPAPTAASGLYFGVFGGNAGITNQGLNTVINGRIGTTAASTLITGFHDGLSAAVYTETPLNKGLVSGGIYTAPPAPGTATSEAIATQGLIDANAAYISISPASKPGGIDPGAGELGNLVLAPGIYKSASGTFKISNGDLTLDAKGDANAVWIFQTAAGLTVGIAGPTGAKSVKLVNGALAKNVYWYVGSQAVINGAGGGVMTGTIIASAGVTFSTAGNAAQTVLNGRAISLVASVTMVNTTINVPAN; the protein is encoded by the coding sequence ATGAAAACTAAAAATTTACTATTAACCTTTGCAATACTATTTATTGCATTAATTTCTGGCTGTGCAAAAGACGATTTCCAAGAGATTGTTGGTGTTTGTCCAGTAGTTTCCTCTACTGTACCGCTTAATGGTGCATTAGGAGTTCCTTTCAGGCAAGTTATTTCTGCAACATTTAATGAAGCGATGAATGCCTCAACGATTAACGCGGCTACTTTTACTGTTACTGAAGCTGGCGGTACAGCCATTACTGGTACTATTGCTTACAGCGCAACAACAGCAACATTTACTCCAACAAGTCCTCTTAAACCTAATACAACCTACACAGGTAGAATTAAAACTGGAGTAAAAGACTTAACGGGTAATGCACTTCAAACCGATTATACATGGACATTCACTACAGGAATGATATTAGTACCAGTGGTAACTTCTACAGACCCTATTGCCAATGAAATAAACGTTGTTCTGAATAAAACAATTACGGCAACATTCAGTGTACCAATGGATCCTTTGACTTTAAATAACACTACTTTTATTGTAAAACGAGGAACAAATACAGTTAGTGGGGCAATTACTTATACTGGATCAACAGTATCTTTTACACCTACAACTCCATTGATAGACAATACAATCTATACTGTTACCATAACTAATGGTGCTAAAAATTTAGAAGGAACATCATTGGCTGGTAATTACGTATGGAGTTTCACAACAGCAATAGCTCCTACAGTAACCACCACAGACCCTCTTGATAATGCAACAGGAGTTAATTTAAACAAAACTGTTACAGCTAAATTTAGCATAGTTATGGATCCTTTAACTATTAGTACTGCAACTTTTACTTTAAAACAAGGTACAACAGTAATTCCAGGTGTAGTTACTTATTCAGGTACAACGGCTTCATTTAACCCAGTTAATCCGTTAGACACAGGACTTACTTATAGAGCAACCATTACAACGGGTGCTAAAAGTTCACTAGGTATTCCAATGGCTAACAATTATGTATGGGATTTCACTACAGTGAATGCAGCAATTGTTACTCCTGCTCCAACAGCTGCTAGCGGTCTATATTTTGGAGTTTTTGGAGGAAATGCAGGAATCACTAATCAGGGTTTAAATACCGTAATTAATGGACGTATCGGAACTACTGCAGCTTCTACTTTAATAACTGGATTCCACGATGGCCTATCGGCTGCAGTCTATACAGAAACACCTTTAAATAAAGGACTTGTATCTGGTGGAATATATACGGCTCCGCCTGCACCAGGAACAGCTACATCTGAAGCAATTGCAACTCAGGGACTAATTGATGCAAATGCAGCTTATATCAGTATTTCTCCAGCTTCAAAACCAGGAGGAATCGATCCCGGAGCAGGTGAGCTAGGAAACTTAGTATTAGCACCAGGGATTTATAAATCAGCAAGCGGTACTTTTAAAATATCAAATGGAGATTTAACTTTAGATGCCAAAGGCGATGCTAATGCAGTTTGGATTTTTCAAACAGCAGCTGGCTTAACAGTAGGAATTGCTGGCCCAACAGGTGCTAAAAGTGTTAAATTGGTCAATGGAGCTTTAGCTAAAAATGTTTATTGGTACGTAGGCAGTCAAGCGGTTATCAATGGCGCTGGTGGTGGAGTAATGACTGGTACGATTATCGCATCTGCTGGAGTTACCTTCTCAACAGCAGGAAATGCTGCACAAACAGTATTAAATGGTAGAGCTATTTCCCTTGTTGCTTCAGTTACTATGGTAAATACAACTATTAATGTACCTGCTAACTAA
- a CDS encoding porin family protein: MKKSRILISASLILTFMAFTGVKAQENVPKFGIKGGVNFSNLYTDNVDDNNVLTGFNAGFFAKLPVSNFIAIQPEISYTGKGAELVYNNALVSGTAQFKLDYIEVPILLVVNVTKNFNIHAGPYAAYLISGKTTNKSNNGSYNFENNINTDDFNRFDAGLAGGVGLDLEPVSFGVRYNYGLTKIGKDNTSSNFTSPDAKNSVLSFYAAFSF, from the coding sequence ATGAAAAAATCAAGAATATTAATCTCAGCTTCACTAATCCTAACTTTCATGGCTTTCACAGGAGTAAAAGCTCAAGAAAATGTACCTAAATTTGGTATTAAAGGTGGTGTGAATTTCTCTAACCTTTACACCGATAATGTAGATGACAACAATGTATTGACAGGCTTTAATGCAGGTTTCTTTGCTAAATTACCAGTATCAAATTTTATAGCTATTCAACCCGAAATTTCTTATACAGGAAAAGGAGCCGAACTTGTTTACAACAATGCATTAGTAAGCGGAACTGCACAATTTAAATTAGATTATATTGAAGTACCTATTTTATTAGTTGTAAACGTTACAAAGAATTTCAATATACATGCAGGCCCTTATGCTGCTTACTTAATTAGCGGAAAAACTACTAACAAATCAAATAACGGCAGTTATAATTTTGAAAATAACATTAACACTGATGACTTCAATCGCTTTGATGCAGGTCTTGCAGGAGGTGTGGGACTTGATTTAGAACCAGTAAGTTTTGGAGTTCGTTACAATTATGGATTAACCAAAATTGGTAAAGATAATACCAGTAGTAATTTCACTTCTCCAGATGCTAAAAACAGTGTCTTAAGTTTTTACGCAGCTTTTTCATTTTAA